In Uranotaenia lowii strain MFRU-FL chromosome 2, ASM2978415v1, whole genome shotgun sequence, one genomic interval encodes:
- the LOC129746812 gene encoding putative fatty acyl-CoA reductase CG5065 has translation MSAKYFVNNNNHGSDDGDGFGRGSLAGYEPVPKFYAGKDVFLTGGTGFMGKVLIEKLLRSCPEVRRIYVLMRCKKGKTPEARVQEMTNNPFFACLKKQDPTALKKLVPVYGDCMKLRLGMSPEDIQRLQSVAIVFHLAASVRFNDPLKDAILTNVLSTREMFEICLGLPALEAVVHVSTAFSNPEQKQMEERLYQPKADWKRMLECALKFDSQMLNILTEKITNFAPNTYTFTKGLAEQVCKDYQNQLPLVIFRPSVVVNTIDEPIVGWIDNFNGPSGMLVGAGTGVVRTSLMPIDNRLNTIPADISIKGLILAAWRRGTREQAFRDQFLPIYNSAVEYEHSWHFKKMLDCGKENMTKMSFNRLLWVPGGSPTTSKFKYFLLVLFTHILPAILVDTLCILLRKPPFLLKVQRKVLLMEASLRYFIHNQWNFETERFRSLRDDLRGDDISTFSWHLSEEKIDQYYLDCWHGVRKYLLNEPDETLPETNRRMERLIIVDRFLKIAFCLLVGYLIVKSSLFHSLETKLVRFAR, from the exons ATGTCCGCGAAATATTTcgtaaacaacaacaaccacgGTAGTGATGATGGTGATGGGTTTGGCAGGGGGTCATTGGCAGGATATGAGCCGGTGCCCAAGTTCTATGCCGGCAAGGATGTGTTTTTGACCGGGGGAACCGGATTTATGGGCAAAGTGTTGATCGAGAAGCTGCTCCGATCCTGTCCGGAAGTGCGGCGCATCTACGTGCTGATGCGGTGCAAGAAGGGCAAAACGCCGGAAGCGCGGGTCCAGGAGATGACCAACAATCCG TTCTTCGCATGTCTCAAAAAACAAGATCCCACCGCCCTCAAAAAGCTGGTGCCGGTATACGGTGACTGCATGAAGCTGCGGCTGGGGATGTCCCCGGAGGACATTCAGCGGCTGCAGAGCGTAGCGATTGTGTTCCACCTGGCGGCCAGCGTACGCTTCAACGATCCCCTCAAGGATGCCATCCTCACCAACGTGCTGTCGACGAGGGAAATGTTCGAAATCTGCCTGGGGCTGCCGGCCCTGGAAGCTGTCGTTCATGTTTCGACCGCTTTCAGCAATCCGGAACAGAAACAGATGGAGGAAAGG CTGTATCAACCCAAGGCAGACTGGAAAAGAATGCTTGAATGTGCCCTCAAATTCGACAGCCAAATGCTcaatattttgacagaaaa aaTTACAAATTTCGCACCTAACACCTACACATTCACCAAAGGCCTTGCCGAGCAAGTTTGTAAAGACTACCAGAACCAGCTACCACTGGTAATTTTCCGTCCATCGGTTGTAGTAAACACCATCGATGAACCGATCGTCGGATGGATCGACAACTTCAACGGACCATCCGGTATGCTAGTCGGTGCCGGAACCGGAGTCGTTCGGACCAGTTTGATGCCGATTGATAATCGGCTGAACACCATTCCGGCGGACATTTCCATCAAGGGTCTCATATTGGCCGCTTGGCGGCGTGGCACTCGAGAACAAGCCTTCCGGGATCAGTTCCTACCGATCTACAACAGTGCCGTGGAATACGAACATTCCTGGCACTTCAAGAAGATGCTCGACTGTGGGAAAGAAAACATGACCAAGATGTCCTTCAATAGGTTGCTGTGGGTTCCTGGGGGGTCTCCGACGACTTCCAAGTTCAAATACTTCCTTCTGGTGCTGTTTACACACATCCTACCTGCAATACTGGTAGATACCCTGTGTATTCTTTTGAGGAAACCTCCATT CCTTTTGAAAGTTCAGCGTAAGGTCCTTCTGATGGAAGCTTCTCTGCGTTACTTTATCCACAACCAATGGAACTTCGAAACTGAAAGATTCCGATCGTTGAGAGATGATCTCCGAGGAGATGATAT ATCTACATTCAGTTGGCACTTATCAGAAGAAAAAATCGATCAATACTACCTGGACTGTTGGCATGGGGTTCGGAAGTATCTGCTCAACGAGCCGGACGAAACGTTGCCGGAAACGAATCGGCGAATGGAGCGGCTGATTATCGTTGATCGGTTTCTGAAAATTGCGTTCTGCCTGCTGGTAGGTTATCTCATCGTGAAAAGTTCGCTGTTTCACAGCTTGGAAACCAAGCTGGTGCGTTTTGCTCGGTGA
- the LOC129747681 gene encoding putative fatty acyl-CoA reductase CG5065, which translates to MSVLSNMSSSPTIPETFAGADVFVTGGSGFMGKILLEKLLRSCPDVGKVFVLMRPHRGASESERISQLVQLPLFDKLRASHPESFGKLIPINGDCSEKRLGMDDASFGRLVDVQFVFHAAASVRFDDSLQKAILMNTRSTRDILEWASTLKKLRAFVHVSTMYCNVDHTTVEMVEELGRAKMDWKLAIDAAEQLDVEMLETLAPKLMNGTMNTYLFTKALAEHICHDYSRKLPLVIYRPSLVVCCEKEPLPGWVDNFNGHVGLLLAFTTGILRTVYFDPKGTIDIIPADMCIKTILIAAWLRATNSEHSRLIYNGAVERRKTCTYSDSFPMEKLLHRMYPPSQLVWFPNITFAHCIYEYYLYFLLFQILPSMMVDSILRIKNQRPRLMKIQRVIFSLTLSVLPVAFNNWTFRADNFKMLENVIHPTDREQFDLAHIQSGMFEFGKICHLGGRRYLVKESDDTVPSARRISQRLERMDRIVSWIFYAVFWYLMYRLVF; encoded by the exons ATGTCCGTCCTATCGAATATGTCGTCCAGTCCCACCATACCGGAAACGTTCGCCGGGGCGGACGTTTTCGTGACCGGAGGGTCcggatttatgggcaaaattttgctggagaAGCTGTTACGATCATGCCCGGATGTGGGAAAGGTTTTCGTGCTAATGAGACCCCACCGGGGTGCCTCGGAGTCGGAACGGATCAGTCAGTTGGTTCAGCTTCCG TTGTTCGACAAACTGCGTGCAAGTCATCCGGAAAGTTTTGGAAAGTTGATCCCGATAAATGGGGACTGTTCCGAGAAGCGGCTCGGAATGGACGATGCTAGCTTTGGGCGGCTGGTCGACGTTCAGTTTGTGTTCCATGCGGCTGCGAGTGTCCGGTTTGATGATTCGCTGCAGAAAGCCATTCTAATGAATACCCGGAGCACCAGGGATATACTTGAGTGGGCGTCTACGTTGAAGAAGTTGAGAGCATTTGTCCATGTTTCGACGATGTACTGCAATGTGGATCACACGACGGTCGAAATGGTTGAAGAGTTGGGCCGAGCTAAGATGGATTGGAAGTTGGCCATTGATGCGGCCGAGCAGCTGGATGTGGAAATGCTGGAAACTTTAGCACCCAA ATTGATGAACGGAACAATGAACACGTACCTCTTTACCAAAGCTTTGGCTGAACACATTTGTCACGACTACAGCCGAAAGCTGCCACTAGTGATTTACCGGCCGTCCTTAGTGGTCTGTTGTGAAAAGGAACCACTTCCGGGATGGGTTGATAATTTCAACGGCCACGTGGGTCTCTTACTAGCTTTCACCACCGGTATTTTGAGGACCGTATACTTCGACCCCAAAGGAACGATCGACATAATTCCGGCCGATATGTGCATAAAAACCATCCTGATAGCGGCCTGGCTGAGGGCCACCAATTCAGAACACTCTCGGCTTATCTACAATGGAGCCGTTGAGAGGCGCAAAACTTGTACCTACAGTGACAGTTTTCCGATGGAAAAGTTGCTGCACCGGATGTACCCACCGAGCCAGCTGGTCTGGTTTCCTAACATAACCTTTGCTCACTGCATATACGAGTACTATTTGTACTTTCTCTTGTTTCAAATCCTGCCCAGCATGATGGTAGATTCGATACTTCGAATTAAAAACCAAAGACCTCG ATTGATGAAAATACAGCGTGTAATATTCAGCCTCACGTTATCAGTTCTACCGGTGGCCTTCAATAACTGGACCTTTCGAGCAGACAACTTCAAGATGCTCGAGAATGTGATACATCCGACAGACAG GGAGCAGTTCGATTTGGCACACATCCAAAGTGGTATGTTTGAGTTTGGGAAAATTTGTCACCTCGGAGGACGTCGCTATCTGGTTAAGGAATCGGACGACACCGTTCCGTCAGCAAGGCGTATTAGTCAACGGCTCGAAAGGATGGATCGAATTGTTTCTTGGATATTCTATGCTGTTTTCTGGTACCTAATGTATCGACTTGTGTTTTGA
- the LOC129743158 gene encoding putative uncharacterized protein DDB_G0294196 has protein sequence MTISDDNIAHHNSQPSEQPTTSQHQTISSKIQHQPQHQTSPTAHQQQPTSPNEQQQPSTSSIQQQPRSSPTEQQQQSSPIQQQQPSSSNIQQPQHHVNNESASMKTATDQSQSGTSTNLCYRTLTYIPSLSTRIIRDLKKDFKNIKIAQKTVNNIGKLYPIVKDPILPAQQSNIVYSSDATFLSFKTS, from the exons ATGACCATATCCGACGACAACATAGCACATCATAACAGCCAACCTAGCGAACAACCTACCACATCACAACATCAGACCATATCATCAAAAATCCAACATCAACCACAACATCAAACATCACCAACCGCCCATCAGCAACAGCCAACATCACCCAACGAACAGCAGCAACCATCAACATCATCCATCCAACAGCAACCACGATCATCACCTACCGAACAGCAGCAACAATCATCACCtatccaacaacaacaaccttcGTCATCAAACATCCAACAGCCACAGCACCACGTAAACAACGAATCAGCATCCATGAAAACAGCAACCGACCAGTCACAATCCGGAACATCCACTAATCTCTGCTACCGCACTCTTACCTACATTCCATCACTATCCACTAGAATCATCAGGGACCTgaaaaaggatttcaaaaacattaaaattgccCAGAAAACCGTCAACAATATCGGAAAATTATATCCGATTGTTAAAGACCCCATATTGCCAGCTCAACAGTCCAACATAGTCTAcagcagtgatgccacatttctatcg ttcaaaactagcTGA